A part of Novipirellula artificiosorum genomic DNA contains:
- a CDS encoding response regulator, which produces MNRIRVLIADDHQILAEGVRGLLEAEFEVVGVVADGRELVAAAKRLLPAVIVADVTMPLLNGIEAAVQLRDAGVTAKVVFLTMHRDVAYARRALDAGASGYVLKHSVTSELLTAIREALCGQTYISPIIAGELFQSYRDGDASSSGSPQRLTARQREVLQLIAEGSSAKQIASLLKISVRTAEAHRARIMEALELSSTAELVQYAIRNGIVSVD; this is translated from the coding sequence ATGAATCGAATTCGAGTATTAATCGCCGACGACCATCAAATTCTAGCCGAGGGAGTGCGTGGATTATTGGAAGCCGAGTTTGAAGTCGTCGGTGTTGTTGCCGACGGACGCGAGCTTGTGGCTGCTGCGAAAAGGCTGTTGCCAGCGGTGATCGTTGCCGATGTGACAATGCCATTGCTGAACGGAATTGAAGCTGCGGTCCAGCTTCGCGACGCAGGCGTCACGGCAAAGGTCGTCTTCCTAACCATGCACCGCGACGTCGCGTATGCTCGCCGGGCTTTAGATGCAGGGGCTTCCGGATACGTATTAAAACACTCAGTGACGTCAGAGCTATTAACCGCCATTCGTGAAGCACTGTGTGGACAAACCTATATCTCGCCCATCATTGCGGGTGAATTGTTCCAGTCCTATCGCGATGGTGATGCATCCTCCAGCGGCTCACCGCAGCGATTGACGGCCAGGCAGCGAGAGGTCTTGCAATTGATTGCCGAAGGTAGCTCAGCGAAACAGATTGCATCACTGCTAAAAATCTCAGTGCGAACGGCCGAAGCGCATCGTGCTCGCATCATGGAAGCGTTGGAACTGAGCAGCACCGCTGAACTGGTTCAGTACGCGATTCGAAACGGCATTGTTTCGGTCGACTAA
- a CDS encoding WD40 repeat domain-containing protein: protein MFQESLRSLIGFLTLAALTGCQRPQDLPPVAAEPKSSSIDSPMWVDLGTAAPVAMAVRPDGRQVIVSAPPVTHAYALPSGKRIHTWPRQVLAFYSGDGKTVLTVSDSVTSVSDTQSFRPLQSFPSPWPNQTNERPPFAAAISHDGSRIAVTDLSQATSYHSPSVIRVFDCTNGTESLSIFVPEKAKVQSIEFLLDATRLLVQYTGSSDPLYNGTRELWDLQHSEVLVEFARAAKVIASKSRKRIAVGKIDQPTKITIHDAGTGRLQNEFHHPDLLRDFCFRPDSNQILIASEVPRSKAAPDEASDSPPSKNPIGRITQWDIASSRITFEQTDDEFPFAKAMYDAEGDRIFGALEKPTGLDEDVDFYLLGWDATTSTSITTLPQAFFSYRIGDVVFLPGSDQVVALQEPFSLRNVNTGEAITPLGRYRVAQTHVQFKANEPSIYSGSSLTDLRSGLSSSSRIGPADQFVQNGKTLFSSRHPSLSLFDVKSGKPFWDLYLECSPYAARSTEITKDARSIVRSQPTSDNTIDDARVLIIQPEAPDSPRILHRYAAAIAIHPSDKQFAAASDQSIEEFDIASAGLLGRIGEVPGRVLDMAYTADGSQIAACGVIDHRNPQTRTSKSSFGWAWLYDRETHQVQPLIGHTAVVTSLAIDSPRHRLATSSNDGTVRLWNMETGECLWVYKGHHSQIDCVDISSDGKLMASAGVDGIAIWNIAGVVDPDIQPAQLASEFTSAQKTETTNETPGKAASSTPPPSPAQGTAQWDVVKVGDTSRVHFHNASVDPWLQQNRNAHQALRRREVPRRPNGVPSAYSGPSSQSSNGERLLFTKFAKPFVKVFDSNYEEVQSWPIRASGQTAVISPDGDCVFIVRDVEGHSTGKIHVDIYDVESGERLGKIQDIDARWGTAIDMDPLGRTLLLRVDNNSIDLREIATGKSLGQLRSTPAGAGRSAQYSPDGRLIAMGKYPDTEISLCDPLTLEPIQTIVNDLPVRWFIFTPDGKRILAGQPYAQSRTWLTMWEIDDAESTSVRRLWSHAGPAGDNGFFSDDGRRYLSPANWNLWTLWDTDNGHVDVAILTSLTNSKDQFALSADGQSIHFYASDGPQVWPPP from the coding sequence GTGTTTCAAGAATCCCTACGTTCACTCATCGGCTTCCTAACCCTTGCAGCCTTGACGGGTTGCCAGCGTCCCCAGGATCTGCCTCCTGTCGCTGCCGAACCGAAATCGTCATCGATCGACAGTCCGATGTGGGTCGATCTTGGCACGGCGGCCCCCGTTGCAATGGCCGTTCGCCCAGATGGACGACAAGTGATCGTTTCGGCTCCGCCGGTCACGCATGCCTACGCATTGCCGTCGGGAAAACGAATTCACACTTGGCCGCGGCAAGTCTTGGCGTTCTACAGTGGGGATGGAAAAACAGTCCTTACGGTGTCGGATTCCGTGACGTCGGTATCGGATACTCAATCGTTTCGACCGCTGCAATCTTTTCCCTCTCCATGGCCGAATCAAACCAACGAACGACCGCCCTTCGCGGCAGCGATCAGCCACGACGGATCACGAATTGCGGTCACCGATCTTTCTCAGGCAACCAGTTACCATTCACCAAGCGTCATCCGTGTCTTCGATTGCACCAATGGCACGGAATCACTTTCCATCTTCGTTCCTGAAAAAGCTAAGGTGCAGTCGATTGAGTTTTTGCTCGATGCCACACGGCTGCTTGTGCAGTACACCGGATCAAGCGACCCTCTGTACAATGGAACCAGAGAACTATGGGATCTTCAGCATTCCGAAGTACTCGTAGAGTTTGCACGCGCCGCGAAGGTCATTGCGAGCAAAAGCCGCAAACGGATCGCAGTCGGAAAAATCGATCAACCAACGAAGATCACCATCCATGATGCGGGAACGGGCAGGTTGCAAAACGAGTTTCATCATCCTGACCTATTGCGTGACTTCTGCTTTCGACCGGACTCGAATCAGATCTTGATTGCCAGTGAGGTTCCGCGATCAAAGGCAGCTCCTGATGAGGCATCCGACTCACCGCCATCAAAGAATCCGATTGGCCGGATCACGCAGTGGGACATCGCGTCTTCGAGAATCACTTTTGAACAGACCGATGACGAGTTTCCATTTGCAAAAGCGATGTACGACGCCGAAGGGGATCGAATCTTCGGGGCGCTGGAGAAACCAACGGGGCTCGATGAGGACGTTGACTTCTATTTATTGGGCTGGGACGCGACGACATCAACGTCGATCACGACGCTGCCACAGGCGTTTTTCAGTTATCGAATCGGCGACGTTGTTTTCCTACCTGGCTCGGATCAGGTCGTTGCGTTACAAGAACCATTTTCGCTACGCAACGTGAACACCGGCGAAGCAATCACGCCACTCGGCCGCTATCGGGTCGCTCAGACGCACGTTCAATTCAAGGCAAACGAACCGTCGATCTATTCCGGTTCGTCTCTGACGGATCTTCGGTCTGGGTTGTCCTCTTCCTCGCGTATCGGGCCGGCCGACCAATTTGTACAGAATGGCAAGACGCTTTTTAGTAGCCGACATCCAAGCCTGAGCCTTTTCGATGTCAAATCAGGTAAGCCCTTCTGGGATCTCTATCTCGAGTGTAGTCCGTACGCAGCGCGTAGCACCGAGATTACCAAAGACGCCCGCTCCATTGTCCGATCACAGCCCACCAGTGACAATACAATCGACGATGCACGTGTCTTGATCATTCAACCGGAGGCACCGGATTCGCCGAGGATTCTGCATCGCTATGCGGCTGCTATTGCCATCCATCCTTCGGACAAGCAATTTGCTGCCGCCTCGGATCAATCCATTGAGGAATTCGATATCGCGAGTGCAGGGCTGTTGGGAAGAATTGGTGAGGTCCCAGGACGGGTGCTCGACATGGCCTACACGGCCGACGGTTCTCAGATCGCGGCGTGCGGCGTTATCGACCATCGCAACCCGCAAACGCGTACTAGCAAATCCAGTTTCGGGTGGGCTTGGCTGTACGATCGTGAAACCCATCAAGTTCAACCGCTAATAGGACACACTGCGGTGGTTACATCGCTAGCGATTGACTCGCCACGACATCGCTTGGCAACGAGTTCCAACGATGGCACGGTGCGTTTGTGGAACATGGAAACGGGTGAGTGCTTGTGGGTCTATAAGGGACACCATAGCCAGATCGATTGCGTTGATATCAGCTCGGATGGAAAACTGATGGCTAGCGCCGGCGTCGATGGCATCGCAATTTGGAACATCGCCGGCGTGGTCGATCCTGATATCCAACCGGCTCAACTTGCCAGTGAGTTTACGTCGGCACAAAAGACAGAGACAACCAATGAAACGCCGGGCAAAGCGGCTTCCTCAACACCGCCACCCAGTCCTGCCCAGGGCACCGCCCAATGGGATGTCGTCAAGGTGGGGGATACAAGCAGAGTCCATTTTCACAACGCGTCGGTGGATCCGTGGCTACAGCAAAATCGCAATGCCCACCAAGCGTTACGAAGACGCGAAGTACCTCGGCGACCGAACGGCGTGCCCTCGGCATATAGCGGCCCATCAAGCCAAAGTAGCAACGGTGAGCGACTGCTGTTTACCAAGTTTGCAAAACCTTTCGTCAAAGTATTTGATTCCAATTACGAGGAAGTCCAAAGTTGGCCGATTCGTGCATCCGGCCAAACCGCCGTGATTTCACCGGATGGAGACTGCGTTTTCATTGTGCGTGATGTCGAAGGTCACAGCACGGGTAAAATACATGTCGATATCTACGACGTCGAGTCAGGAGAACGGTTAGGGAAGATTCAAGACATTGATGCCCGCTGGGGCACGGCCATCGACATGGATCCGCTGGGACGAACGCTGCTACTTCGAGTCGATAACAACAGCATTGATTTGCGTGAAATCGCGACCGGTAAGTCGCTCGGCCAACTCCGCTCAACTCCGGCGGGTGCGGGACGCAGTGCACAATACAGTCCCGATGGGCGTTTGATCGCAATGGGCAAATATCCCGACACGGAAATTTCACTCTGTGATCCTTTGACCCTCGAGCCAATCCAGACCATCGTCAATGACTTGCCGGTTCGCTGGTTCATCTTCACTCCCGATGGAAAACGAATCCTGGCGGGGCAACCCTACGCGCAATCGCGGACCTGGCTAACGATGTGGGAGATCGATGATGCGGAATCGACAAGTGTTCGTCGCCTTTGGAGCCATGCCGGACCCGCAGGCGACAACGGCTTCTTTTCCGATGACGGTCGTCGCTATCTGTCGCCAGCAAATTGGAATCTTTGGACGCTATGGGATACCGATAACGGGCATGTCGATGTTGCGATCCTCACCAGCCTCACAAACTCAAAAGACCAATTCGCCCTATCCGCCGACGGCCAATCCATTCATTTCTATGCCAGCGACGGCCCCCAAGTATGGCCACCACCATGA